In Nocardioides bizhenqiangii, the DNA window GCGCATCCGGTTGGAGAGCAGTTGGACGCACCAGCGGTCGTCGAACTCGGGCGGCATGGTCGTCAGCCGGTAGAAGTCCTTCAACACCTCGCCAAGGTGCTGCGTCCACGCGGCATTGGTCTCGCGCGGCTCGCGCGGGAACTTGAACTCGATCGCTGTCCAGGTCGGCTCCGAAAGCACGAGGTCCACGGCATCCGGGACGCCAGGGCGACGCCACTCGGTCACGATGTGCGCCGGGCTTACGCCCGCGGTGACGAGCTCCTGAACCACTGCGAAGCGCAGCACGTCTTCGGTCAGTAGGTCCTGCAGGCCCACCGCTCGATGTTTGTCGAGGTGGGCAGCCGTGGAGGACCACAGAACGTCCCAATCGACGGCGGGAGACGTGGGCACGGCTGATTGTCGCGTGCCCACGTCCCCGCTGTTCACGAACTCGTCAGAGTGCGCCCGACTCCTGAAGCACCTTCATGGTCGCAAGCACCGCGTCATCTCGATACTGCGTCTCGGAAGCCACGGCCCGAACGATCTGAACGACATCGCGAGCTGCAACAAGGCCGATCGGCTTCCCCGCGACGCGCTGCTCTGAACACCATTCGCGCACGCGTTTCTCATGGCCGTTGGCGAACTTGCCTACGTACAACCGCATTTCGACCTGGCCCTCGTCGTAGCCGAAGCGCTCGGCTGCCTGCCGGACGACGCTGTCGCGGACACGCAGGTTGTTGAGGAGTGTGTAGCGCTTGGCGTACTGCGCCGATTCGCCGTTGAGGTGGTGATAAGCAACGCCGTACGAGCCGAAGTAGGACTTCACGCTCGCGAGCACGAGCCGGTCGACCCTGGCTCCGATCAGGTCGACTTCGAAGCCGTGGGTCTGGAACTCGGCGTGCATGGTCTTGCGCGTCTGCAACCGGACCGGGAACTTGTGTCCGCCGCTGACGATGAGGTTCTCGGTCTCCATGGCGAGCGAGACGAACTGCTCGAATGCTTCCATAGGCTCGCCACCTCGCTTCCCGTCGGCATGGTGAAGGTTCCTGCACGATAGTGAAGATCTCTTCACTGCGCTGAGGACTCGCCGCCGATGGGATGAACGGCGTGCCGAACCCGATCCGAGAGCCCAACTTTCAGGCGCTCCGGATCCAGTTCTCGCGGTTGCGGAACGAACACGGCTGGTCCTACGACGAGTTGGCTGATCGGACCGGCATCACCCGACGAACGCTCATCTCCATCGAGACCGGCCAGACAAAC includes these proteins:
- a CDS encoding helix-turn-helix transcriptional regulator; translation: MPNPIREPNFQALRIQFSRLRNEHGWSYDELADRTGITRRTLISIETGQTNGSLDTWFRLAQAFGMPLGDLLAPLGSD